Proteins co-encoded in one Gallus gallus isolate bGalGal1 chromosome 27, bGalGal1.mat.broiler.GRCg7b, whole genome shotgun sequence genomic window:
- the VWA5A1 gene encoding von Willebrand factor A domain-containing protein 5A isoform X7, with the protein MSPEMSHQSFGLLEKSYINACNCRTGKLHYSLLLTASLQSPRGVADVQANCALTPLIYTAQDHSTAQVSLAGTPPNHHLELLVYYREPTAVSVVVEKGDPVATAGSLLGDSLVLVTLAPNIHDAKPGQCKSGEFIFVLDSTSLEHAQDPLLFLLKSLPLGCYFNIYCYGATPVGIYPQSVEYTQDNLNEAMQLISTTGSRLGDTDLLGTLRTIYSTPRPCGHARQLFIFMSELPPDTEAIAAEVCHHRNSHRCFSFCFSTDSVSLATALARETDGEAVYVSSDNVIVQVLKCLKQALKPVAEGVSLEWTLPSGLEVEVLGGTPQFIFQGQHIFLYAQIHGKEQDMKEASGVMTLHFNLDGQDVTHKIQFPLCPQGDGRMAGHHLAARHLLEKLLLPEVVRGSGDEPMQRAIEISLTSGIICPFTSYVGVRTSRRAPWYHGPLALLSPRQSFVPCKILLLRGSLTDTSCFPKTIWNPPRWHTAVQESRIAIKRLINGIANLLQHGAHKEAPEQPPPSIFSLKYVDSTRFVLCSQIFGPWMNEAIAECRELVALQNVDGSWTLSSGLASVLQVEEAEIKGKMPGEVMEPSFWATVLAVTWLQRDNRRYHELCELLEAKAVTWLCSRDVSQLDKCLEASNTLLGSSVSPSVFRL; encoded by the exons AT GTCTCCAGAGATGTCGCATCAGAGCTTTGGACTTCTAGAAAAAAGTTACATCAATG CCTGTAATTGTCGCACTGGCAAGCTACATTACAGCCTCCTGCTAACTGCCAGCCTGCAGTCACCCCGTGGTGTGGCTGATGTCCAGGCTAACTGTGCCCTCACTCCTTTGATCTACACTGCCCAGGACCACAGTACTGCACAG GTCTCACTGGCTGGCACTCCCCCAAATCATCATTTGGAGCTGCTGGTATATTACAGAGAACCCACTGCAGTCAGTGTTGTGGTGGAGAAAGGAGACCCTGTGGCCACTGCAG GCTCTCTGTTGGGTGATTCCCTGGTGTTGGTTACACTGGCACCCAACATCCATGATGCAAAACCTGGGCAGTGCAAGTCTGGAGAGTTCATCTTTGTTCTGGACAGCACTTCCCTTGAGCATGCACAG GACCCCTTGCTCTTCCTTCTCAAAAGCCTACCCTTGGGCTGCTACTTCAACATCTACTGCTATGGAGCAACACCTGTGGGCATCTACCC GCAGAGTGTTGAATATACCCAGGACAACCTGAATGAGGCAATGCAACTCATTTCCACAACTGGCTCCAGGCTGGGTGACACGGACCTGCTGGGAACCCTTCGCACAATCTACAGTACTCCCCGCCCCTGCGGACATGCACGCCAG CTCTTCATCTTCATGTCTGAGCTACCACCTGACACTGAAGCCATTGCTGCTGAGGTCTGCCATCATCGCAACAGCCACCG gtgtttctccttctgtttttccacGGACAGTGTTTCCCTGGCCACAGCCCTGGCCAGGGAGACGGATGGTGAAGCTGTCTATGTCTCTTCTGACAATGTGATAGTTCAG GTGTTGAAATGCTTGAAGCAGGCCCTCAAGCCAGTAGCTGAGGGAGTCTCTCTGGAGTGGACTTTGCCCTCTGGCCTGGAGGTCGAGGTGCTGGGAGGGACCCCTCAGTTCATCTTTCAGGGTCAGCACATCTTCCTCTATGCACAGATCCATGGAAAGGAACAG GATATGAAGGAGGCCAGTGGTGTCATGACCTTGCATTTCAACCTGGATGGCCAGGATGTCACTCACAAGATCCAGTTCCCACTATGCCCACAGGGAGATGGCCG GATGGCTGGTCATCATCTGGCTGCAAGACATTTGCTGGAGAAGCTACTGTTGCCAGAGGTTGTGAGAGGGTCAGGGGATGAACCAATGCAGCGTGCCATTGAAATCAGTCTCACATCTGGGATCATCTGCCCCTTCACCAGCTATGTGGGTGTTCGTACATCACGGAGGGCCCCCTGGTACCATG GgcccctggcactgctgtcacCTCGCCAGTCATTCGTTCCCTGCAAGATCCTTTTGCTACGTGGCTCCTTGACTGACACTTCCTGCTTTCCTAAGACCATATGGAACCCACCTAGATGGcacactgcagtgcaggagTCACGGATTGCCATCAAGCGTCTCATCAATGGCATTGCTAACTTACTCCAGCATGGGGCTCACAAAGAAG CACCTGAACAGCCACCACcatccattttctctctcaagtATGTGGATTCAACAAGATTTGTTTTGTGCTCTCAAATTTTTGGGCCATGGATGAATGAAGCCATTGCTGAGTGCAGAGAGCTGGTGGCACTGCAGAATGTAGATGGCTCCTGGACCCTCAGCTCAGGTTTAGCTTCTGTGCTACAGGTTGAGGAGGCTGAAATCAAGGGAAAGATGCCTGGTGAG GTCATGGAGCCTAGTTTCTGGGCAACAGTGCTGGCTGTGACCTGGCTGCAGAGAGACAACAGGCGTTACCATGAGCTATGTGAATTGCTGGAGGCAAAGGCTGTAACCTGGCTGTGCAGCCGAGATG TGTCTCAGCTGGACAAGTGCCTGGAGGCAAGTAACACCCTCCTTGGGAGCAGTGTGAGTCCAAGTGTCTTTAGGCTATGA
- the VWA5A1 gene encoding von Willebrand factor A domain-containing protein 5A isoform X2: MSPEMSHQSFGLLEKSYINVPGSFLLGKEFYVPLCSLPLCSAVVDVAIQDYVADVVSELIYHNKSLRSSEVTFVFPLGPHMAIYSFQACSEDAKIKAVLQDETQQLYRGSTGEGENFDYLQYEVTESGEVFACFLGSLSPGKEMVVTLRYVQELSRKPDGAAQFMLPSTMHPYKTHYTCNCRTGKLHYSLLLTASLQSPRGVADVQANCALTPLIYTAQDHSTAQVSLAGTPPNHHLELLVYYREPTAVSVVVEKGDPVATAGSLLGDSLVLVTLAPNIHDAKPGQCKSGEFIFVLDSTSLEHAQDPLLFLLKSLPLGCYFNIYCYGATPVGIYPQSVEYTQDNLNEAMQLISTTGSRLGDTDLLGTLRTIYSTPRPCGHARQLFIFMSELPPDTEAIAAEVCHHRNSHRCFSFCFSTDSVSLATALARETDGEAVYVSSDNVIVQVLKCLKQALKPVAEGVSLEWTLPSGLEVEVLGGTPQFIFQGQHIFLYAQIHGKEQDMKEASGVMTLHFNLDGQDVTHKIQFPLCPQGDGRMAGHHLAARHLLEKLLLPEVVRGSGDEPMQRAIEISLTSGIICPFTSYVGVRTSRRAPWYHGPLALLSPRQSFVPCKILLLRGSLTDTSCFPKTIWNPPRWHTAVQESRIAIKRLINGIANLLQHGAHKEAPEQPPPSIFSLKYVDSTRFVLCSQIFGPWMNEAIAECRELVALQNVDGSWTLSSGLASVLQVEEAEIKGKMPGEVMEPSFWATVLAVTWLQRDNRRYHELCELLEAKAVTWLCSRDVSQLDKCLEASNTLLGSSVSPSVFRL, from the exons AT GTCTCCAGAGATGTCGCATCAGAGCTTTGGACTTCTAGAAAAAAGTTACATCAATG TACCAGGATCCTTTTTGTTGGGAAAGGAGTTCTACGTACCCCTGTGCTCACTGCCCCTCTGTAGTGCTGTGGTGGATGTTGCTATCCAGGATTATGTAGCTGATGTGGTCTCTGAACTGATCTACCATAACAAGAGTCTGAGATCCTCAGAAGTCACCTTCGTCTTCCCCCTGGGCCCCCATATGGCCATCTATTCCTTCCAGGCCTGCAGTGAGGATGCCAAGAtcaaggctgtgctgcaggatgag ACCCAGCAGCTGTACAGAGGCTCTACAGGGGAGGGGGAGAATTTTGACTACCTTCAGTATGAGGTTACGGAATCAGGCGAGGTGTTTGCCTGCTTCCTGGGTTCCCTGTCCCCCGGCAAGGAAATGGTTGTGACCTTACGCTATGTCCAAGAGCTATCACGGAAGCCAGATGGAGCAGCCCAGTTTATGCTGCCATCCACAATGCATCCTTACAAGACTCACTACA CCTGTAATTGTCGCACTGGCAAGCTACATTACAGCCTCCTGCTAACTGCCAGCCTGCAGTCACCCCGTGGTGTGGCTGATGTCCAGGCTAACTGTGCCCTCACTCCTTTGATCTACACTGCCCAGGACCACAGTACTGCACAG GTCTCACTGGCTGGCACTCCCCCAAATCATCATTTGGAGCTGCTGGTATATTACAGAGAACCCACTGCAGTCAGTGTTGTGGTGGAGAAAGGAGACCCTGTGGCCACTGCAG GCTCTCTGTTGGGTGATTCCCTGGTGTTGGTTACACTGGCACCCAACATCCATGATGCAAAACCTGGGCAGTGCAAGTCTGGAGAGTTCATCTTTGTTCTGGACAGCACTTCCCTTGAGCATGCACAG GACCCCTTGCTCTTCCTTCTCAAAAGCCTACCCTTGGGCTGCTACTTCAACATCTACTGCTATGGAGCAACACCTGTGGGCATCTACCC GCAGAGTGTTGAATATACCCAGGACAACCTGAATGAGGCAATGCAACTCATTTCCACAACTGGCTCCAGGCTGGGTGACACGGACCTGCTGGGAACCCTTCGCACAATCTACAGTACTCCCCGCCCCTGCGGACATGCACGCCAG CTCTTCATCTTCATGTCTGAGCTACCACCTGACACTGAAGCCATTGCTGCTGAGGTCTGCCATCATCGCAACAGCCACCG gtgtttctccttctgtttttccacGGACAGTGTTTCCCTGGCCACAGCCCTGGCCAGGGAGACGGATGGTGAAGCTGTCTATGTCTCTTCTGACAATGTGATAGTTCAG GTGTTGAAATGCTTGAAGCAGGCCCTCAAGCCAGTAGCTGAGGGAGTCTCTCTGGAGTGGACTTTGCCCTCTGGCCTGGAGGTCGAGGTGCTGGGAGGGACCCCTCAGTTCATCTTTCAGGGTCAGCACATCTTCCTCTATGCACAGATCCATGGAAAGGAACAG GATATGAAGGAGGCCAGTGGTGTCATGACCTTGCATTTCAACCTGGATGGCCAGGATGTCACTCACAAGATCCAGTTCCCACTATGCCCACAGGGAGATGGCCG GATGGCTGGTCATCATCTGGCTGCAAGACATTTGCTGGAGAAGCTACTGTTGCCAGAGGTTGTGAGAGGGTCAGGGGATGAACCAATGCAGCGTGCCATTGAAATCAGTCTCACATCTGGGATCATCTGCCCCTTCACCAGCTATGTGGGTGTTCGTACATCACGGAGGGCCCCCTGGTACCATG GgcccctggcactgctgtcacCTCGCCAGTCATTCGTTCCCTGCAAGATCCTTTTGCTACGTGGCTCCTTGACTGACACTTCCTGCTTTCCTAAGACCATATGGAACCCACCTAGATGGcacactgcagtgcaggagTCACGGATTGCCATCAAGCGTCTCATCAATGGCATTGCTAACTTACTCCAGCATGGGGCTCACAAAGAAG CACCTGAACAGCCACCACcatccattttctctctcaagtATGTGGATTCAACAAGATTTGTTTTGTGCTCTCAAATTTTTGGGCCATGGATGAATGAAGCCATTGCTGAGTGCAGAGAGCTGGTGGCACTGCAGAATGTAGATGGCTCCTGGACCCTCAGCTCAGGTTTAGCTTCTGTGCTACAGGTTGAGGAGGCTGAAATCAAGGGAAAGATGCCTGGTGAG GTCATGGAGCCTAGTTTCTGGGCAACAGTGCTGGCTGTGACCTGGCTGCAGAGAGACAACAGGCGTTACCATGAGCTATGTGAATTGCTGGAGGCAAAGGCTGTAACCTGGCTGTGCAGCCGAGATG TGTCTCAGCTGGACAAGTGCCTGGAGGCAAGTAACACCCTCCTTGGGAGCAGTGTGAGTCCAAGTGTCTTTAGGCTATGA
- the VWA5A1 gene encoding von Willebrand factor A domain-containing protein 5A isoform X1: MRPLPVCRSPEMSHQSFGLLEKSYINVPGSFLLGKEFYVPLCSLPLCSAVVDVAIQDYVADVVSELIYHNKSLRSSEVTFVFPLGPHMAIYSFQACSEDAKIKAVLQDETQQLYRGSTGEGENFDYLQYEVTESGEVFACFLGSLSPGKEMVVTLRYVQELSRKPDGAAQFMLPSTMHPYKTHYTCNCRTGKLHYSLLLTASLQSPRGVADVQANCALTPLIYTAQDHSTAQVSLAGTPPNHHLELLVYYREPTAVSVVVEKGDPVATAGSLLGDSLVLVTLAPNIHDAKPGQCKSGEFIFVLDSTSLEHAQDPLLFLLKSLPLGCYFNIYCYGATPVGIYPQSVEYTQDNLNEAMQLISTTGSRLGDTDLLGTLRTIYSTPRPCGHARQLFIFMSELPPDTEAIAAEVCHHRNSHRCFSFCFSTDSVSLATALARETDGEAVYVSSDNVIVQVLKCLKQALKPVAEGVSLEWTLPSGLEVEVLGGTPQFIFQGQHIFLYAQIHGKEQDMKEASGVMTLHFNLDGQDVTHKIQFPLCPQGDGRMAGHHLAARHLLEKLLLPEVVRGSGDEPMQRAIEISLTSGIICPFTSYVGVRTSRRAPWYHGPLALLSPRQSFVPCKILLLRGSLTDTSCFPKTIWNPPRWHTAVQESRIAIKRLINGIANLLQHGAHKEAPEQPPPSIFSLKYVDSTRFVLCSQIFGPWMNEAIAECRELVALQNVDGSWTLSSGLASVLQVEEAEIKGKMPGEVMEPSFWATVLAVTWLQRDNRRYHELCELLEAKAVTWLCSRDVSQLDKCLEASNTLLGSSVSPSVFRL; the protein is encoded by the exons ATGAGACCCCTTCCTGTCTGCAGGTCTCCAGAGATGTCGCATCAGAGCTTTGGACTTCTAGAAAAAAGTTACATCAATG TACCAGGATCCTTTTTGTTGGGAAAGGAGTTCTACGTACCCCTGTGCTCACTGCCCCTCTGTAGTGCTGTGGTGGATGTTGCTATCCAGGATTATGTAGCTGATGTGGTCTCTGAACTGATCTACCATAACAAGAGTCTGAGATCCTCAGAAGTCACCTTCGTCTTCCCCCTGGGCCCCCATATGGCCATCTATTCCTTCCAGGCCTGCAGTGAGGATGCCAAGAtcaaggctgtgctgcaggatgag ACCCAGCAGCTGTACAGAGGCTCTACAGGGGAGGGGGAGAATTTTGACTACCTTCAGTATGAGGTTACGGAATCAGGCGAGGTGTTTGCCTGCTTCCTGGGTTCCCTGTCCCCCGGCAAGGAAATGGTTGTGACCTTACGCTATGTCCAAGAGCTATCACGGAAGCCAGATGGAGCAGCCCAGTTTATGCTGCCATCCACAATGCATCCTTACAAGACTCACTACA CCTGTAATTGTCGCACTGGCAAGCTACATTACAGCCTCCTGCTAACTGCCAGCCTGCAGTCACCCCGTGGTGTGGCTGATGTCCAGGCTAACTGTGCCCTCACTCCTTTGATCTACACTGCCCAGGACCACAGTACTGCACAG GTCTCACTGGCTGGCACTCCCCCAAATCATCATTTGGAGCTGCTGGTATATTACAGAGAACCCACTGCAGTCAGTGTTGTGGTGGAGAAAGGAGACCCTGTGGCCACTGCAG GCTCTCTGTTGGGTGATTCCCTGGTGTTGGTTACACTGGCACCCAACATCCATGATGCAAAACCTGGGCAGTGCAAGTCTGGAGAGTTCATCTTTGTTCTGGACAGCACTTCCCTTGAGCATGCACAG GACCCCTTGCTCTTCCTTCTCAAAAGCCTACCCTTGGGCTGCTACTTCAACATCTACTGCTATGGAGCAACACCTGTGGGCATCTACCC GCAGAGTGTTGAATATACCCAGGACAACCTGAATGAGGCAATGCAACTCATTTCCACAACTGGCTCCAGGCTGGGTGACACGGACCTGCTGGGAACCCTTCGCACAATCTACAGTACTCCCCGCCCCTGCGGACATGCACGCCAG CTCTTCATCTTCATGTCTGAGCTACCACCTGACACTGAAGCCATTGCTGCTGAGGTCTGCCATCATCGCAACAGCCACCG gtgtttctccttctgtttttccacGGACAGTGTTTCCCTGGCCACAGCCCTGGCCAGGGAGACGGATGGTGAAGCTGTCTATGTCTCTTCTGACAATGTGATAGTTCAG GTGTTGAAATGCTTGAAGCAGGCCCTCAAGCCAGTAGCTGAGGGAGTCTCTCTGGAGTGGACTTTGCCCTCTGGCCTGGAGGTCGAGGTGCTGGGAGGGACCCCTCAGTTCATCTTTCAGGGTCAGCACATCTTCCTCTATGCACAGATCCATGGAAAGGAACAG GATATGAAGGAGGCCAGTGGTGTCATGACCTTGCATTTCAACCTGGATGGCCAGGATGTCACTCACAAGATCCAGTTCCCACTATGCCCACAGGGAGATGGCCG GATGGCTGGTCATCATCTGGCTGCAAGACATTTGCTGGAGAAGCTACTGTTGCCAGAGGTTGTGAGAGGGTCAGGGGATGAACCAATGCAGCGTGCCATTGAAATCAGTCTCACATCTGGGATCATCTGCCCCTTCACCAGCTATGTGGGTGTTCGTACATCACGGAGGGCCCCCTGGTACCATG GgcccctggcactgctgtcacCTCGCCAGTCATTCGTTCCCTGCAAGATCCTTTTGCTACGTGGCTCCTTGACTGACACTTCCTGCTTTCCTAAGACCATATGGAACCCACCTAGATGGcacactgcagtgcaggagTCACGGATTGCCATCAAGCGTCTCATCAATGGCATTGCTAACTTACTCCAGCATGGGGCTCACAAAGAAG CACCTGAACAGCCACCACcatccattttctctctcaagtATGTGGATTCAACAAGATTTGTTTTGTGCTCTCAAATTTTTGGGCCATGGATGAATGAAGCCATTGCTGAGTGCAGAGAGCTGGTGGCACTGCAGAATGTAGATGGCTCCTGGACCCTCAGCTCAGGTTTAGCTTCTGTGCTACAGGTTGAGGAGGCTGAAATCAAGGGAAAGATGCCTGGTGAG GTCATGGAGCCTAGTTTCTGGGCAACAGTGCTGGCTGTGACCTGGCTGCAGAGAGACAACAGGCGTTACCATGAGCTATGTGAATTGCTGGAGGCAAAGGCTGTAACCTGGCTGTGCAGCCGAGATG TGTCTCAGCTGGACAAGTGCCTGGAGGCAAGTAACACCCTCCTTGGGAGCAGTGTGAGTCCAAGTGTCTTTAGGCTATGA
- the VWA5A1 gene encoding von Willebrand factor A domain-containing protein 5A isoform X6, producing the protein MRPLPVCRSPEMSHQSFGLLEKSYINACNCRTGKLHYSLLLTASLQSPRGVADVQANCALTPLIYTAQDHSTAQVSLAGTPPNHHLELLVYYREPTAVSVVVEKGDPVATAGSLLGDSLVLVTLAPNIHDAKPGQCKSGEFIFVLDSTSLEHAQDPLLFLLKSLPLGCYFNIYCYGATPVGIYPQSVEYTQDNLNEAMQLISTTGSRLGDTDLLGTLRTIYSTPRPCGHARQLFIFMSELPPDTEAIAAEVCHHRNSHRCFSFCFSTDSVSLATALARETDGEAVYVSSDNVIVQVLKCLKQALKPVAEGVSLEWTLPSGLEVEVLGGTPQFIFQGQHIFLYAQIHGKEQDMKEASGVMTLHFNLDGQDVTHKIQFPLCPQGDGRMAGHHLAARHLLEKLLLPEVVRGSGDEPMQRAIEISLTSGIICPFTSYVGVRTSRRAPWYHGPLALLSPRQSFVPCKILLLRGSLTDTSCFPKTIWNPPRWHTAVQESRIAIKRLINGIANLLQHGAHKEAPEQPPPSIFSLKYVDSTRFVLCSQIFGPWMNEAIAECRELVALQNVDGSWTLSSGLASVLQVEEAEIKGKMPGEVMEPSFWATVLAVTWLQRDNRRYHELCELLEAKAVTWLCSRDVSQLDKCLEASNTLLGSSVSPSVFRL; encoded by the exons ATGAGACCCCTTCCTGTCTGCAGGTCTCCAGAGATGTCGCATCAGAGCTTTGGACTTCTAGAAAAAAGTTACATCAATG CCTGTAATTGTCGCACTGGCAAGCTACATTACAGCCTCCTGCTAACTGCCAGCCTGCAGTCACCCCGTGGTGTGGCTGATGTCCAGGCTAACTGTGCCCTCACTCCTTTGATCTACACTGCCCAGGACCACAGTACTGCACAG GTCTCACTGGCTGGCACTCCCCCAAATCATCATTTGGAGCTGCTGGTATATTACAGAGAACCCACTGCAGTCAGTGTTGTGGTGGAGAAAGGAGACCCTGTGGCCACTGCAG GCTCTCTGTTGGGTGATTCCCTGGTGTTGGTTACACTGGCACCCAACATCCATGATGCAAAACCTGGGCAGTGCAAGTCTGGAGAGTTCATCTTTGTTCTGGACAGCACTTCCCTTGAGCATGCACAG GACCCCTTGCTCTTCCTTCTCAAAAGCCTACCCTTGGGCTGCTACTTCAACATCTACTGCTATGGAGCAACACCTGTGGGCATCTACCC GCAGAGTGTTGAATATACCCAGGACAACCTGAATGAGGCAATGCAACTCATTTCCACAACTGGCTCCAGGCTGGGTGACACGGACCTGCTGGGAACCCTTCGCACAATCTACAGTACTCCCCGCCCCTGCGGACATGCACGCCAG CTCTTCATCTTCATGTCTGAGCTACCACCTGACACTGAAGCCATTGCTGCTGAGGTCTGCCATCATCGCAACAGCCACCG gtgtttctccttctgtttttccacGGACAGTGTTTCCCTGGCCACAGCCCTGGCCAGGGAGACGGATGGTGAAGCTGTCTATGTCTCTTCTGACAATGTGATAGTTCAG GTGTTGAAATGCTTGAAGCAGGCCCTCAAGCCAGTAGCTGAGGGAGTCTCTCTGGAGTGGACTTTGCCCTCTGGCCTGGAGGTCGAGGTGCTGGGAGGGACCCCTCAGTTCATCTTTCAGGGTCAGCACATCTTCCTCTATGCACAGATCCATGGAAAGGAACAG GATATGAAGGAGGCCAGTGGTGTCATGACCTTGCATTTCAACCTGGATGGCCAGGATGTCACTCACAAGATCCAGTTCCCACTATGCCCACAGGGAGATGGCCG GATGGCTGGTCATCATCTGGCTGCAAGACATTTGCTGGAGAAGCTACTGTTGCCAGAGGTTGTGAGAGGGTCAGGGGATGAACCAATGCAGCGTGCCATTGAAATCAGTCTCACATCTGGGATCATCTGCCCCTTCACCAGCTATGTGGGTGTTCGTACATCACGGAGGGCCCCCTGGTACCATG GgcccctggcactgctgtcacCTCGCCAGTCATTCGTTCCCTGCAAGATCCTTTTGCTACGTGGCTCCTTGACTGACACTTCCTGCTTTCCTAAGACCATATGGAACCCACCTAGATGGcacactgcagtgcaggagTCACGGATTGCCATCAAGCGTCTCATCAATGGCATTGCTAACTTACTCCAGCATGGGGCTCACAAAGAAG CACCTGAACAGCCACCACcatccattttctctctcaagtATGTGGATTCAACAAGATTTGTTTTGTGCTCTCAAATTTTTGGGCCATGGATGAATGAAGCCATTGCTGAGTGCAGAGAGCTGGTGGCACTGCAGAATGTAGATGGCTCCTGGACCCTCAGCTCAGGTTTAGCTTCTGTGCTACAGGTTGAGGAGGCTGAAATCAAGGGAAAGATGCCTGGTGAG GTCATGGAGCCTAGTTTCTGGGCAACAGTGCTGGCTGTGACCTGGCTGCAGAGAGACAACAGGCGTTACCATGAGCTATGTGAATTGCTGGAGGCAAAGGCTGTAACCTGGCTGTGCAGCCGAGATG TGTCTCAGCTGGACAAGTGCCTGGAGGCAAGTAACACCCTCCTTGGGAGCAGTGTGAGTCCAAGTGTCTTTAGGCTATGA